The following are encoded in a window of Mumia flava genomic DNA:
- a CDS encoding UvrD-helicase domain-containing protein has protein sequence MTDAMTSFDITAPLPSGTTLIEASAGTGKTWTLSALVVRYVAEQGRPLAELLIVTFSRAASQELRERVRARMADALATLRGEEATDDVLISHLRNCSADELALRIDRLATAVADFDTATIATIHQFCHFVLKGLGVAGDSDSYATLADDLTELQADVVDDLYLADHATSATIAYAQAKSDARIALDNPGAVLSPTDATGPVAARLAFIEKARAEVTRRKRRAALLGYDDLLSELADALEPDDSPARRRMRERWSVVLVDEFQDTDPVQWQVFSRAFGSRQARPAEGEQARPAEGEQAQPPGGEKTLVLIGDPKQAIYAFRGGDVATYLLAAQTATTRTSLPTNYRSDAPLVDALQRLMANVQLSPGIVAHPITAERTAHRLQGAPDNSPLRLRAMLSERPIAIGRVRERVYADAAADIARLLTSDATFDGAPVRPQHIAVLAHANRDLHGMRAALRKHGIPSVLVSSESVLRTTAAEWWLHLMMALEQPHRPERLRLAALTPFLGWTPEQLDAEGEQSTESISAHVRSLVGAFHRGAIAAVLDVARSQGLDARVLSQVGGERDLTDIEHCAQLLHEQVLEGTGALPSLVAWLRQQSADDTATTAASRIMRLDSDALAVTLSTIHGSKGLQYPIVYAPFLFDHWMRDDPAPAIIHRDGQRVLSLDSAEVNQPEHRAEALGENMRLAYVAMTRAQSQVVAWWAPTRNTANSALHRLLFGQADSADELASLITARAERGGLGSGDGGDGGGGGAVVTPAEQVRVPDSTTSERMLQTWAAHGAFSLTVLDGDQGAPEVAVERATTPLAVRAFDSSWVDRVWRRTSYSSLTAASHDAGSATSEPESDEVGRADEEPLAAAGPRTTAGADVPSPMADLPVGATFGSLVHAVLEDADFQADDLHQELLDRIGDHRTRWPVDVDSDALATALDAVCRTPMGPLADGVTLVDLPRTDRLAEMDFELPLGGGDRPHANAQLRSMAPVLRDHLSAGDPLRAYADALDGDELGGQDLRGYLTGSIDLTFRHRGKFCVVDYKTNWLGSPDADLTLADYAPNRLADAMSHSTYPLQAILYAVVLHRYLRWRLPAYDPDQHLGGVMYLYVRGMAGPDTPLVEGHPCGVFSWRPPSALLEDLSAVLDGRTREVAR, from the coding sequence GGTGAGGAGGCCACCGACGACGTCCTGATCAGCCACCTGCGCAACTGCTCCGCCGACGAGCTCGCGCTGCGGATCGATCGGCTCGCCACGGCCGTGGCGGACTTCGACACCGCGACGATCGCGACCATCCACCAGTTCTGCCACTTCGTGCTGAAGGGCCTGGGCGTGGCCGGCGACTCCGACTCGTACGCCACGTTGGCCGACGACCTGACCGAGCTGCAGGCCGACGTCGTCGACGACCTCTACCTGGCCGACCACGCGACGAGCGCGACGATCGCCTACGCGCAGGCCAAGAGCGACGCCCGGATCGCGCTCGACAACCCCGGCGCGGTGCTGTCGCCCACCGACGCGACCGGGCCGGTCGCAGCACGGCTGGCGTTCATCGAGAAGGCGCGCGCCGAGGTCACGCGGCGCAAGCGCCGGGCGGCTCTGCTGGGCTACGACGACCTCCTCAGCGAGCTCGCCGACGCGTTGGAGCCCGACGACAGCCCGGCGCGGCGGCGGATGCGTGAGCGCTGGTCGGTGGTGCTGGTCGACGAGTTCCAGGACACCGATCCGGTGCAGTGGCAGGTGTTCTCGCGTGCGTTCGGGTCTCGACAGGCTCGACCAGCGGAGGGTGAACAGGCTCGACCAGCGGAGGGCGAACAGGCTCAACCACCGGGCGGCGAAAAGACCCTCGTGCTGATCGGCGATCCGAAGCAGGCGATCTACGCGTTCCGTGGCGGCGACGTCGCCACGTACCTGCTGGCCGCGCAGACGGCGACGACGCGGACGTCGCTGCCCACCAACTACCGCAGCGACGCGCCGCTGGTGGACGCGCTGCAGCGGCTGATGGCGAACGTGCAGCTGTCGCCGGGCATCGTCGCGCACCCGATCACCGCCGAGAGGACAGCACACCGCCTGCAGGGGGCGCCGGACAACAGCCCGCTCCGGCTGCGGGCGATGCTCAGCGAGAGGCCGATCGCGATCGGGCGGGTACGCGAGCGCGTCTACGCCGACGCCGCGGCCGACATCGCGCGGCTGCTCACCTCGGACGCCACGTTCGACGGCGCGCCGGTCCGGCCGCAGCACATCGCGGTCCTCGCGCACGCCAACCGGGACCTGCACGGCATGCGCGCCGCGCTGCGCAAGCACGGGATCCCGTCCGTGCTGGTCTCCAGCGAGTCCGTCCTGCGTACGACCGCCGCCGAGTGGTGGCTGCACCTGATGATGGCGCTGGAGCAGCCGCACCGCCCCGAGCGCCTGCGTCTCGCGGCGCTCACGCCGTTCCTCGGGTGGACGCCCGAGCAGCTGGATGCCGAGGGCGAGCAGAGCACGGAGTCGATCTCGGCGCACGTACGTTCGCTGGTCGGGGCGTTCCACCGTGGCGCGATCGCGGCCGTCCTGGACGTCGCGCGCAGCCAGGGTCTCGATGCGCGCGTGCTGTCCCAGGTCGGCGGCGAACGGGACCTGACCGACATCGAGCACTGCGCCCAGCTCCTGCACGAGCAGGTCCTCGAGGGCACCGGTGCGCTCCCGAGCCTGGTCGCCTGGCTGCGGCAGCAGAGCGCCGACGACACCGCGACCACGGCAGCGTCGCGCATCATGCGGCTCGACTCCGACGCTCTGGCCGTCACCCTCTCGACGATCCACGGCAGCAAGGGCCTGCAGTACCCGATCGTCTACGCGCCCTTCCTCTTCGACCACTGGATGAGGGACGACCCGGCGCCGGCGATCATCCACCGCGACGGGCAGCGGGTGCTCTCCCTCGACTCCGCCGAGGTGAACCAGCCCGAGCACCGGGCCGAGGCGCTGGGGGAGAACATGCGCCTGGCGTACGTCGCGATGACGCGGGCCCAGTCGCAGGTCGTCGCCTGGTGGGCTCCCACGCGCAACACCGCCAACTCCGCGCTGCACCGCCTGCTCTTCGGCCAGGCCGACTCCGCCGACGAGCTCGCGTCGCTGATCACGGCTCGCGCTGAGCGAGGCGGTCTTGGCAGCGGCGATGGCGGGGATGGCGGGGGCGGTGGTGCCGTGGTGACTCCCGCCGAACAGGTACGGGTGCCGGACAGCACCACGTCCGAGCGGATGCTCCAGACCTGGGCTGCGCACGGCGCGTTCAGCCTCACCGTGCTCGACGGCGACCAGGGCGCCCCCGAGGTCGCGGTCGAGCGGGCGACGACACCGCTGGCCGTACGGGCGTTCGACAGCTCCTGGGTCGACCGGGTGTGGCGGCGGACCTCGTACTCCTCCTTGACCGCGGCCTCCCACGACGCTGGATCCGCCACCTCCGAACCTGAGTCCGACGAGGTGGGGCGAGCCGACGAAGAACCGCTCGCTGCCGCAGGCCCCCGTACGACCGCAGGTGCCGACGTCCCCTCGCCGATGGCCGACCTGCCCGTCGGCGCCACGTTCGGATCCTTGGTGCACGCGGTGCTGGAGGACGCCGACTTCCAAGCCGACGACCTGCACCAGGAGCTCCTCGACCGGATCGGCGACCACCGGACGCGGTGGCCCGTCGACGTGGACTCGGACGCGCTGGCCACGGCGCTGGACGCCGTGTGTCGGACGCCGATGGGGCCGCTCGCCGATGGCGTCACCCTCGTCGACCTACCCCGTACGGACCGGCTCGCGGAGATGGACTTCGAGCTGCCCCTCGGCGGAGGCGACCGCCCGCACGCCAACGCGCAGCTGCGATCGATGGCGCCGGTCCTGCGCGACCACCTCTCGGCGGGCGACCCGCTGCGTGCGTACGCCGATGCGCTCGATGGGGACGAGCTCGGTGGCCAGGATCTGCGCGGCTACCTGACCGGGTCGATCGACCTGACCTTCCGGCATCGGGGGAAGTTCTGCGTCGTCGACTACAAGACCAACTGGCTCGGCTCGCCCGACGCGGATCTGACCCTGGCCGATTACGCCCCTAACCGGTTGGCCGACGCGATGAGCCACTCGACGTACCCGCTGCAGGCGATCCTGTACGCGGTGGTGCTGCACCGCTACCTGCGCTGGCGGCTCCCGGCGTACGACCCCGACCAGCACCTGGGTGGCGTGATGTACCTGTACGTCCGCGGCATGGCCGGCCCCGACACCCCGCTGGTCGAGGGCCACCCGTGCGGGGTGTTCTCCTGGCGTCCACCGTCGGCGCTGCTGGAGGACCTGTCGGCCGTCCTCGATGGTCGTACGCGCGAGGTGGCGCGATGA